The following coding sequences lie in one Silene latifolia isolate original U9 population chromosome 5, ASM4854445v1, whole genome shotgun sequence genomic window:
- the LOC141657939 gene encoding uncharacterized protein LOC141657939 has product MADNSPVLDQVHEYENLCAEITAEGMNICEIFQANCLLDKLPPSWQNYVSSMKHKQKDFTLLELISHIKVEEQNRIQTKGKYVFEPSSSNANLVETKKNFSKNSKHFSKSSNQVHGTRNNANFKRESKREFKGDCYTCGKPGHSSKFCPQGFSPNGKRKFVKSQAHLVESDDIIAAVVSEINLVSNISNGLLIGATRHICSSKEMFKDYLAVSTGECVFMGNSSTVKVLGKGKIFLKLTSGKTIELNNVLHVPDIRRNLISGALLNKAGIKLTFESDKLVLTKNGNFIGKGFCNSGLLGHLNVASIKRLKQQNIIPQFSSTSFDKCEVCVEAKHAKTTFNKCVDRSSSLLELIHSDLGDFKSIMSRGGKHYYITFVDDFSRYTRVYLLSSKDEAEDKFVIFKTEVENQLDRKIKRVEISIEAENMKHIGNDCVIICLYVDDMLIFGTNMDVVNITKNFLHSRFDMKDLGEADIILGIKVTRTPTGNSVSQEEYAKIIGSVMFLMNCTRPDIAYTVSRLSRYTHNPGKDHWNALIRLLGYLKGTMDWGLHYSRTPSVLEGYCDANWVSGNDEIHSTSGYIFTLASGAISWKSCKQTCLAKSTMESEFIALALAGEEAEWLRSLLADIPLWGKPTPSVSMHCDSQAAIGVANNQAYNGKKRHIRLRHGIVRNLIRDNVISLEYVRSERNIADPLTKGLCKKLVLESALGMGLKPVKG; this is encoded by the exons ATGGCTGACAATTCACCTGTTTTGGATCAAGTTCATGAGTACGAAAACTTGTGCGCGGAAATCACTGCTGAAGGTATGAATATCTGTGAGATTTTTCAAGCAAACTGTTTACTTGACAAGTTACCTCCTTCTTGGCAAAACTATGTCTCTAGCATGAAACATAAGCAAAAAGATTTTACTCTTTTGGAACTTATTTCTCACATCAAAGTTGAGGAGCAAAACCGTATTCAAACAAAAGGAAAATATGTTTTCGAACCCTCCTCTTCAAACGCAAACTTGGTTGAAACCAAAAAGAATTTTTCTAAAAATTCAAAGCATTTCTCAAAGAGTTCTAATCAAGTTCACGGAACAAGAAATAATGCAAATTTTAAAAGAGAATCCAAAAGGGAATTCAAAGGGGATTGTTATACTTGTGGGAAGCCAGGTCACTCATCAAAATTTTGTCCACAAGGTTTTTCACCAAATGGTAAGCGTAAATTTGTTAAATCTCAAGCACATCTGGTTGAATCTGACGATATCATTGCCGCTGTAGTATCTGAGATTAATCTGGTAAGCAATATATCGAATGGGTTGTTGATTGGAGCAACCCGACACATATGCTCCAGTAaagagatgttcaaagactacCTTGCCGTATCCACAGGTGAATGTGTTTTTATGGGAAATTCTAGCACCGTGAAAGTCCTAGGAAAGGGTAAGATCTTTCTTAAATTAACTTCAGGCAAAACCATTGAGTTAAACAATGTTTTACATGTTCCTGATATTCGGAGGAATCTGATCTCGGGTGCCTTACTCAACAAAGCTGGGATCAAGCTGACTTTCGAATCTGATAAACTTGTGCTTACAAAAAATGGAAATTTTATTGGAAAAGGATTTTGTAATAGCGGTTT ACTTGGACATTTGAATGTCGCATCGATTAAAAGACTGAAACAGCAAAATATAATTCCTCAGTTCAGTAGCACCAGTTTTGACAAGTGTGAGGTATGTGTTGAGGCAAAACATGCAAAAACAACCTTCAACAAATGTGTTGACCGCTCTAGCTCTCTTCTTGAGCTAATTCACTCTGACTTGGGTGATTTCAAGTCCATCATGAGTCGTGGAGGTAAGCATTACTATATTACCTTTGTCGATGATTTTTCTAGATACACTAGAGTTTATTTGCTAAGCTCCAAAGATGAAGCCGAGGATAAATTTGTGATATTTAAAACTGAAGTTGAAAATCAGTTAGACCGGAAAATTAAAAGAGTCGAGATCTCGATAGAGGCGGAGAATATGAAG CATATCGGGAATGATTGCgtaattatatgtttgtatgtggACGACAtgcttatttttggtacaaatatGGATGTTGTCAACATTACCAAAAACTTCTTACATTCTCGGTTTgacatgaaagatttgggagaggCTGATATAATTCTTGGGATCAAGGTCACAAGGACTCCTACAG GTAATAGTGTATCTCAAGAGGAATATGCTAAAATCATTGGTAGTGTTATGTTTTTGATGAATTGCACTAGACCTGACATCGCATATACCGTTAGTAGATTGAGTCGATATACTCATAATCCTGGTAAGGACCACTGGAATGCCTTGATTCGTTTATTGGGATATTTGAAAGGTACCATGGATTGGGGTCTACACTATTCTAGGACACCTAGTGTCCTAGAAGGGTATTGTGATGCTAATTGGGTGTCAGGAAATGATGAGATTCACTCTACTAGCGGTTATATTTTTACTCTAGCCTCTGGAGCCATATCATGGAAGTCATGTAAACAAACATGTCTTGCTAAATCTACCATGGAATCTGAATTTATTGCTTTAGCTTTGGCAGGAGAGGAAGCTGAATGGCTGAGAAGTCTTTTGGCGGATATTCCGTTGTGGGGGAAACCGACTCCGTCAGTATCCATGCACTGCGATTCACAAGCTGCTATAGGAGTAGCCAACAATCAAGCCTACAATGGAAAGAAAAGGCATATTCGTCTAAGACATGGAATTGTGAGAAACCTGATCAGAGACAATGTGATTTCATTGGAATACGTACGTTCAGAGAGGAATattgcggatcctctcaccaaaggCCTTTGTAAAAAATTAGTGCTGGAGTCGGCACTAGGAATGGGTTTAAAACCTGTAAAGGGGTGA